One segment of Pseudobythopirellula maris DNA contains the following:
- a CDS encoding NAD(P)(+) transhydrogenase (Re/Si-specific) subunit beta, whose product MDQVLLSIPYLVAAVLFILSLKGLSSQETARRGNLYGVIGMAIALAATLTAHAITGQGLIYVFVAVLVGAAVGSVLAARVAMTSMPELVALLHSFVGAAAVLVGYASFFQPHGDTPVGQAIHLGEIFLAVWIGAITFTGSVVAFLKLRGTLSGSPLLLPGRHLLNLAAVVVSLLLAVMFVAHWGPDPLLLLLVATAIALAVGVHLVAAIGGADMPVVVSLLNSYSGWTAAAAGFMLSNDLLIVTGALVGASGAILSYIMCRAMNRSILSVVFGGFGAAPTGESASCELTEAGQVRETMADEVAQELLAAQSVVIVPGYGMAVARAQHAVHDMAMLLKKKGAEVRFAIHPVAGRLPGHMNVLLAEASVPYDIVLEMDEINGDLPETDIVLVIGANDIVNPSALTDPGSPIAGMPVLEVWKAQRVVMLKRGRASGYAGVDNPLFYYDNTRMLFGDAHDTMTRLVSELSA is encoded by the coding sequence GTACCTTGTCGCCGCGGTGCTCTTCATCCTTAGCCTCAAGGGGCTGAGCAGCCAGGAGACCGCCCGGCGCGGCAACCTGTACGGTGTCATCGGAATGGCGATCGCGCTCGCCGCCACGCTCACCGCCCACGCCATCACGGGACAGGGCCTCATCTATGTTTTTGTCGCGGTGCTGGTCGGCGCCGCGGTCGGTTCGGTCTTGGCCGCGCGGGTGGCGATGACCTCGATGCCGGAACTGGTTGCGTTGCTGCACAGCTTCGTTGGGGCGGCGGCGGTTCTGGTGGGCTACGCCAGCTTTTTCCAGCCGCACGGCGACACACCCGTCGGCCAGGCGATCCATTTGGGCGAGATTTTTCTCGCCGTCTGGATCGGGGCGATCACGTTCACCGGTTCGGTCGTCGCGTTCCTCAAGCTGCGGGGGACCCTCTCGGGCTCGCCGCTGTTGCTGCCAGGACGCCACTTGCTCAACCTGGCTGCGGTCGTGGTGAGTTTGTTGCTGGCCGTGATGTTTGTCGCCCACTGGGGGCCCGACCCCTTGCTGTTGTTGCTTGTCGCGACCGCGATTGCATTGGCGGTCGGCGTGCATTTGGTGGCCGCGATCGGCGGCGCCGACATGCCGGTCGTTGTCTCGCTGCTCAACAGCTACTCGGGTTGGACCGCCGCGGCCGCCGGGTTCATGCTCTCGAACGACCTGCTCATCGTCACCGGAGCATTGGTCGGCGCCAGCGGCGCGATCCTCAGCTACATCATGTGTCGGGCGATGAACCGCTCTATCCTCAGCGTGGTGTTTGGCGGCTTTGGCGCCGCGCCGACCGGGGAATCCGCCTCATGCGAGCTGACCGAGGCGGGGCAGGTGCGTGAAACCATGGCCGACGAGGTGGCTCAGGAACTTCTAGCCGCGCAGAGCGTGGTGATCGTGCCGGGCTACGGCATGGCCGTGGCCCGCGCGCAGCACGCCGTGCACGACATGGCGATGCTGCTGAAGAAAAAGGGCGCCGAGGTGCGGTTCGCCATCCACCCGGTCGCCGGCCGGCTGCCGGGGCACATGAACGTGCTGCTGGCCGAGGCCTCGGTCCCGTACGACATCGTGCTCGAGATGGACGAGATCAACGGCGACCTGCCCGAGACCGACATCGTGCTCGTGATCGGCGCCAACGATATCGTCAACCCGAGCGCATTGACCGATCCCGGCAGCCCGATCGCCGGCATGCCGGTTCTCGAGGTCTGGAAAGCCCAGCGGGTGGTGATGCTCAAGCGGGGCCGAGCGAGCGGCTACGCGGGAGTCGACAACCCGCTCTTCTACTACGACAACACCCGCATGCTTTTCGGCGACGCCCACGACACGATGACGCGGCTGGTCTCGGAGCTGTCGGCCTGA
- a CDS encoding Gfo/Idh/MocA family protein yields the protein MSQSRREFLKQAAVTGAAAAPMVWTASSSWAQAPSARPRMAAIGVGGSNGRYGQGTADALWASEHSDCVAICDADLLHCHEFEAKLNDKWRESPVDLPKYTDYRKMLEEVRPDVVVIGTNDHWHVPIAVAALRAGCHVYCEKPLTLTIAEGEIIREAARESDRVFQVGTQQRSQWGMRFLEAAAMVRLGYLGEVDTVHIAIDGSPTSEVAPTTTPPKTLDWDLWLGPAQQADYSLHRQQMFRWYYDYSGGKATDWGAHHIDIAMLAMDKGDTGPVSVSGAGKFPPIVPDNFNWNAYLDGKATLPNANHTPTEFGLRFAFADGLNMTVNDTYREESSNTRMGNGILFEGTKGRMMVNRNRTTGRPYSELTDDDREKIFAEMTNLYKGKKPEEDHMKNFFQCIADGGEPVSDVESHVRAMECCHMCNVVLMLGRDLKWDPEARTFLGDEQAVMLMDRPRRAGYGLSETT from the coding sequence ATGAGCCAATCACGCCGAGAGTTTCTCAAGCAGGCCGCCGTCACTGGCGCCGCGGCCGCCCCGATGGTGTGGACCGCTTCCTCCTCGTGGGCCCAGGCGCCTTCGGCGCGTCCGCGGATGGCGGCCATCGGTGTCGGGGGCAGCAACGGGCGTTACGGCCAGGGTACGGCCGACGCGTTGTGGGCCTCGGAGCATTCGGATTGCGTAGCGATTTGCGACGCCGACTTGCTGCATTGCCACGAGTTCGAGGCCAAGCTCAACGACAAGTGGCGAGAATCGCCCGTCGACCTTCCGAAGTACACCGACTATCGCAAGATGCTCGAAGAGGTGCGTCCGGACGTCGTGGTGATCGGCACGAACGACCATTGGCACGTCCCAATCGCGGTGGCCGCCCTGCGAGCGGGTTGTCATGTTTATTGCGAGAAGCCGCTCACGCTCACGATCGCCGAGGGTGAGATCATCCGCGAGGCGGCCCGCGAGTCGGACCGCGTTTTCCAAGTCGGCACGCAGCAGCGCAGCCAATGGGGCATGCGCTTTCTCGAGGCCGCCGCGATGGTGCGACTCGGCTACTTGGGCGAGGTCGACACGGTCCACATCGCCATCGACGGCAGCCCTACGAGCGAAGTCGCTCCCACCACAACGCCTCCCAAGACGCTCGACTGGGACCTGTGGCTCGGGCCGGCGCAGCAGGCCGACTACTCGCTGCACCGCCAGCAGATGTTCCGTTGGTACTACGACTACTCCGGCGGCAAGGCCACGGACTGGGGCGCCCACCACATCGACATCGCGATGCTCGCGATGGACAAGGGCGACACCGGCCCGGTGTCGGTCAGCGGCGCCGGCAAGTTCCCCCCGATCGTGCCGGACAACTTCAACTGGAACGCCTACCTCGACGGCAAGGCGACATTGCCCAACGCCAACCACACGCCGACCGAGTTCGGCCTGCGGTTCGCCTTCGCCGACGGGCTGAACATGACGGTCAACGACACCTACCGAGAGGAGTCGTCCAATACCCGCATGGGCAACGGCATCCTCTTCGAGGGGACCAAGGGCCGCATGATGGTCAACCGCAACCGCACCACCGGCCGGCCTTACAGCGAGCTGACCGACGACGACCGCGAGAAGATCTTCGCCGAGATGACCAACCTCTACAAAGGCAAGAAGCCGGAAGAGGATCACATGAAGAACTTCTTCCAGTGCATCGCGGACGGCGGCGAGCCGGTTTCCGACGTCGAGTCGCACGTGCGTGCGATGGAGTGCTGCCACATGTGCAACGTGGTGCTCATGCTCGGCCGCGATCTGAAGTGGGACCCCGAGGCCCGCACGTTCCTGGGCGACGAGCAAGCCGTCATGCTGATGGACCGCCCGCGGCGGGCCGGTTACGGGCTCAGCGAGACGACCTGA
- the modC gene encoding molybdenum ABC transporter ATP-binding protein: protein MSTLSFRGQVRYASGATVDVAFDAEGGVTALFGPSGSGKSSVVAVIAGLLRPNNGLVRLGDETLVDTSRGVCLPPERRRVGLVSQDHLLFPHMTAEANLRYGMRRAGPAPTIGFEQACAVLDLTELLGRRPAELSGGERQRVAIGRALLSQPRLLLLDEPLASLDAARKGRVLACLERIVAEWNTPTVLVSHDQAEVRRLADRVVVLDEGRVIATGAPDEALAAAGPLSWRDETGPMNLLRLEGVTQCDGAWTARVAMQELALPPLPAPPDGPLYARFPPHEVTVAPPGDVGVLSARNRLRGVVRRTVEVGGAVFVAVELSADAETSLWAEVTPQSAATLGLAPGAAVQCLVKTSSLRVGS from the coding sequence ATGAGCACGCTCAGCTTTCGTGGCCAAGTCCGCTACGCGTCGGGCGCCACGGTCGACGTGGCCTTCGACGCGGAGGGCGGCGTTACAGCCTTGTTTGGCCCCTCGGGCAGCGGCAAGTCGAGTGTCGTGGCGGTGATCGCAGGCCTGCTGCGGCCTAACAACGGTCTGGTTCGCTTGGGCGACGAAACGCTCGTCGACACCAGCCGCGGCGTCTGCTTGCCACCCGAGCGGCGTAGGGTGGGCCTCGTCTCGCAGGATCATCTTCTGTTCCCCCACATGACGGCCGAGGCGAACCTGCGGTACGGCATGCGTCGCGCGGGGCCCGCCCCCACGATCGGCTTCGAGCAGGCGTGCGCGGTTCTCGACCTGACGGAGTTGCTCGGGCGCCGACCGGCCGAGCTATCGGGAGGCGAACGCCAACGGGTGGCGATCGGTCGGGCGCTGCTAAGCCAGCCCCGCCTGCTGCTGCTCGACGAGCCGCTCGCTTCGCTCGACGCGGCGCGGAAGGGCAGGGTGCTGGCGTGCCTCGAGCGGATCGTCGCCGAGTGGAACACGCCAACCGTGTTGGTATCGCACGACCAAGCCGAGGTGCGCCGTCTGGCCGACCGCGTGGTGGTGCTCGACGAGGGCCGCGTGATCGCCACCGGTGCGCCCGACGAGGCGCTCGCCGCCGCCGGGCCGCTGAGCTGGCGTGACGAGACCGGCCCGATGAACCTGCTGCGGCTTGAAGGCGTCACGCAATGCGACGGGGCGTGGACCGCTCGTGTAGCGATGCAAGAGCTTGCGTTGCCGCCGCTCCCGGCTCCCCCCGATGGTCCGCTGTACGCCCGCTTCCCGCCGCACGAGGTAACGGTCGCCCCGCCAGGCGATGTCGGCGTGCTGAGCGCGCGTAACCGGCTCCGGGGCGTCGTGCGACGCACCGTGGAGGTTGGCGGCGCGGTGTTCGTGGCGGTCGAGCTTTCGGCGGACGCCGAGACGAGCCTGTGGGCCGAGGTCACTCCACAATCGGCCGCCACGCTCGGCCTCGCCCCCGGCGCCGCTGTGCAATGCCTGGTGAAGACGAGCAGCCTGCGAGTGGGCAGCTGA
- the modB gene encoding molybdate ABC transporter permease subunit translates to MLSPEEWSALALSLQVGVCAVLMSLPLAILVGYVLARTNFAGRWALQGLVDLPLVLPPVVTGYLLLVLLGPRGPVGSWLEGQLGVRVAFAWLGAAVASAVVSFPLMVRAIRGAFLGVDPRLETAARGLGASPVRAFFTVALPMARHGVVAGCLLAFARSVGEFGATIMLAGDIPGETRTLPLAIYSHANRVGGMQQSWRLVLLSVLLAAAALAVGEFLERGRLDGQRRGTT, encoded by the coding sequence ATGCTCAGCCCCGAAGAATGGTCCGCGCTCGCGCTCAGCTTGCAGGTCGGCGTCTGCGCGGTCTTGATGAGTCTGCCGCTGGCGATCTTGGTGGGCTACGTGCTGGCCCGCACCAATTTTGCCGGACGCTGGGCTCTCCAAGGGCTCGTCGACCTGCCACTCGTGCTGCCGCCCGTCGTGACCGGCTACCTGCTGCTGGTGCTGCTCGGACCGCGTGGGCCGGTCGGCTCTTGGCTCGAGGGGCAACTCGGCGTGCGGGTCGCGTTCGCCTGGCTCGGGGCGGCGGTCGCCTCGGCTGTGGTGAGCTTCCCGCTGATGGTCCGGGCGATCCGCGGGGCGTTTCTTGGCGTCGATCCACGGCTGGAAACAGCCGCCCGCGGCTTGGGCGCTAGCCCCGTGCGGGCTTTTTTCACTGTAGCGTTGCCGATGGCCCGCCACGGCGTGGTCGCCGGCTGCCTGCTAGCGTTCGCGCGCAGCGTCGGTGAGTTCGGCGCCACGATCATGCTGGCGGGCGACATCCCCGGCGAGACCCGCACGCTGCCGCTCGCCATTTACAGCCACGCTAATCGTGTCGGCGGCATGCAGCAGAGTTGGCGTCTGGTGCTGCTCTCCGTGCTGCTGGCGGCGGCGGCGCTTGCGGTGGGCGAGTTCCTCGAACGCGGCCGGCTCGACGGTCAGCGAAGAGGGACCACATGA